One genomic window of Cottoperca gobio chromosome 10, fCotGob3.1, whole genome shotgun sequence includes the following:
- the qdpra gene encoding quinoid dihydropteridine reductase a, with amino-acid sequence MAANRVIVYGGRGALGSKCVQHFKSQGWWVTSIDMTVNEEANENVIVKMSESFTEQAGQVTADVALLLGELKVDAILCVAGGWAGGSCSSKDLYKNTDLMWKQSVWTSTISSHLAALHLKPGGLLTLAGAKAAQSGTGGMVGYGMAKAAVHQLCQSLAAKNSGMPSGAAAVTILPVTLDTPMNRKFMPDADFGSWTPLEYIAEMFFNWATGVDRPTSGSLMQLLTSGGETQASAAQ; translated from the exons ATGGCTGCTAACCGGGTGATCGTGtacggaggaagaggagctctGGGCTCAAAGTGTGTCCAACATTTCAAATCTCAAGGATGG tgGGTCACAAGCATCGACATGACTGTGAACGAGGAGGCGAACGAGAACGTGATTGTGAAGATGAGTGAGTCTTTCACCGAGCAGGCAGGACAG GTGACGGCAGATGTTGCCCTGTTGCTAGGGGAACTCAAAGTGGATGCCATCTTGTGTGTGGCAGGAGGATGGGCGGGAGGAAGCTGCAGTTCCAAAG AtttatacaaaaacacagatcTGATGTGGAAACAGAGTGTGTGGACCTCCACTATCTCCAGCCACCTCGCCGCTCTGCACCTCAAACCAGGCGGACTGTTGACTTTGGCCGGGGCCAAAGCAGCTCAGTCAGGCACTGGAG GCATGGTGGGCTATGGCATGGCCAAAGCTGCAGTCCACCAGCTGTGTCAGAGTCTCGCGGCAAAAAACAGCGGGATGCCATCAGGAGCCGCTGCTGTGACTATACTCCC GGTTACCTTGGATACGCCAATGAACAGGAAATTCATGCCTGACGCAGACTTCGGTTCCTGGACACCGCTGGAGTACATTGCAGA AATGTTCTTCAACTGGGCCACAGGAGTGGACCGGCCGACTTCAGGAAGCCTGATGCAGCTGCTGACCTCTGGAGGTGAAACTCAGGCTTCGGCCGCGCAGTAG